In the Brachyhypopomus gauderio isolate BG-103 chromosome 4, BGAUD_0.2, whole genome shotgun sequence genome, one interval contains:
- the LOC143511695 gene encoding dematin-like, with product MMMHKQPARTSPGSVCSVRGTAMPGSPAVTIVARMEKQVIGYKDLAAIPKDKAILDIERPDLMMYEPHISYTQVERSERSLSPRSLSPPPSPESSQLKDSRECVETRECVESRECVETREWVESREWVEQKSSASSSPPSTLLLCRSSSVSKPPPLQHHFHRPDNGSNIYKKPPIYKQDISAHVPQSKHMEDLIIESSRFPAAQAPDPNQPSKIETEYWPCPPSLAVLETEWKKKATQTTAGDDAEAEDEYDEDLSDDKWRLRQMQKQELNKIQSNLGKLILKEEIETAAPIRRKTRSLPDRTPVHMGIKSPSFPTYSRTGLSRLQSAEFSTSHSEKGSQNLQVGSSNVINGDPQSHRMDRGNSLPTVLEQKIYPYDVLIVTPRGRNKLPPGVDRTRLERHLSPEEFQNLFGMTMSEFDRLSLWKRNDMKRKVSLF from the exons ATGATGATGCACAAG CAGCCAGCCAGAACCTCACCTggcagtgtgtgttctgtgagagGGACGGCCATGCCTGGTTCTCCTGCTGTCACTATagtg GCCCGAATGGAGAAGCAGGTGATTGGCTATAAGGACTTAGCCGCCATTCCAAAGGACAAGGCCATACTGGACATCGAGAGGCCCGATCTGATGATGTATGAACCGCACATCAGCTACACACAAGTGGAACGCTCTGAg AGGTCCCTGTCTCCgcgctctctctcccctcctccgtCCCCTGAG AGCTCCCAGCTGAAGGACtccagagagtgtgtggagaccagagagtgtgtggagtccagagagtgtgtggagaccagagagtgggtggagtccagagagtgggtggagcagaAGTCATCGGCCAGCTCTTCTCCACCCTCAACACTTCTACTGTGCAGAAGCAGCAGTGTGAGCAAACCCCCCCCTCTACAGCATCACTTCCACCGGccag ACAATGGCAGCAATATATATAAGAAGCCTCCGATTTATAAGCAAG atatttCAGCACATGTTCCACAGAGTAAGCACATGGAGGATCTGATCATCGAGTCGTCCAGATTTCCTGCTGCCCAGGCTCCCGACCCCAACCAGCCTTCCAAGATCGAAACAGAGTATTGGCCATGCCCACCATCACTCGCTGTCCTGG AGACCGAGTGGAAGAAGAaggccacccagactactgcaggggACGATGCAGAAGCTGAGGACGAGTATGATGAAGATCTGTCAGACGACAAGTGGAGACTCAGACAGATGCAGAAACAGGAACTCAATAAG attcAGTCCAATCTGGGGAAGTTGATTTTGAAGGAGGAGATTGAGACAGCAGCTCCAATACGCAGAAAAACCCGTTCTCTGCCAGACCGAACCCCTGTCcatatgg GCATTAAGTCTCCCTCATTTCCAACCTACAGCAGGACTGGCCTGTCCAGG CTCCAGTCTGCAGAGTTCTCTACTTCACACAGTGAAAAAGGGAGCCAGA ATCTTCAGGTAGGTTCTTCTAATGTGATT AATGGTGACCCACAGAGCCACAGGATGGACAGAGGCAACTCGCTGCCCACTGTGCTGGAACAGAAG atTTATCCCTATGACGTGCTCATAGTGACACCTAGAGGCAGGAATAAACTCCCTCCTGGTGTAGACAGGACACGACTGGAG AGGCATCTGTCTCCGGAGGAATTCCAAAATCTCTTTGGAATGACGATGTCGGAATTTGATCGCCTCTCCCTTTGGAAACGCAATGACATGAAGAGAAAGGTTTCACTCTTCTAG
- the LOC143511696 gene encoding uncharacterized protein LOC143511696 → MEKPRSHTPGPTTNFTPYSTPYSTTYSTTYSTPYSTTYSTPYSTPYSTPYSTTYSTTNSTAYSTTYSTPYSAHYSTTYSTHYSTTYSTPYSTAHSTTYSTTYSTAYSTTYSTLYSTTNSTPYSTAYSNTYSTPYSTTKSTPYSTTYSTPYSTPYSTTKSTPYSTTYSTPYSTTYSTTKSTPYSTTNSTTYSTPYSTTKSTPYSTIKSTPYSTTNSTPYSTPYSTTNSTPYSTPYSTTNSTPYSTPYSTTNSTPYSTPYSTTNSTPYSTPYSTTNSTTNSTTNSTPYSTPYSTTNSTSYSTPYSTTNSTTYSTPYSTPYSTTKSTPYSTTYSTPYSTTYSTTKSTPYSTTNSTTYSTPYSTTKSTPYSTIKSTPYSTTNSTPYSTPYSTTYSTTNSTAYSTTYSTPYSAHYSTTYSTHYSTTYSTPYSTAHSTTYSTTYSTAYSTTYSTLYSTTNSTPYSTAYSNTYSTPYSTTKSTPYSTTYSTPYSTPYSTTKSTPYSTTYSTPYSTTYSTTKSTPYSTTNSTTYSTPYSTTKSTPYSTIKSTPYSTTNSTPYSTPYSTTNSTPYSTPYSTTNSTPYSTPYSTTNSTPYSTPYSTTNSTPYSTPYSTTNSTTNSTTNSTPYSTPYSTTNSTSYSTPYSTTNSTTKSTPYSTPYSTTKSTPYSTIKSTPYSTTNSTPYSTPYSTTNSTPYSTPYSTTNSTPYSTPYSTTNSTPYSTPYSTTNSTPYSTPYSTTNSTTNSTTNSTPYSTPYSTTNSTSYSTPYSTTNSTTYSTPYSTPYSTTKSTPYSTTYSTPYSTTYSTTKSTPYSTTNSTTYSTPYSTHYSTTKSTTYSTPYSTTKSTPYSTIKSTPYSTTNSTPYSTPYSTTNSTPYSTPYSTTNSTTKSTPYSTPYSTTNSTPYSTTNSTTYSTPYTTTYSTTKSTPYSTPYSTTNSTTYSTTYSTPYSTTNSTPYSTTKSTPYSTTKSTRPGRYVEILRNIDIFSYEI, encoded by the exons ATGGAG AAACCTCGTTCACACACTCCTGGCCCCACTACCAACttcactccctactccactccctactccactacctactccactacctactccactccctactccactacctactccactccctactccactccctactccactccctactccactacctactccactaccaactccactgcctactccactacctactccactccctactccgctcactactccactacctactccactcactactccactacctactccactccctactccactgCCCACTCCACTACCTACTCCACTACCTACTCCACTGCCTACTCCACTACCTACTCCACtctctactccactaccaactccactccctactccactgCCTACTCCAATACctactccactccctactccactaccaaatccactccctactccactacctactccactccctactccactccctactccactaccaaatccactccctactccactacctactccactccctactccactacctactccactaccaaatccactccctactccactaccaactccactacctactccactccctactccactaccaaatccactccctactccactatcaaatccactccctactccactaccaactccactccctactccactccctactccactaccaactccactccctactccactccctactccactaccaactccactccctactccactccctactccactaccaactccactccctactccactccctactccactaccaactccactccctactccactccctactccactaccaactccactaccaactccactaccaactccactccctactccactccctactccactaccaactccacttcctactccactccctactccactaccaactccactacctactccactccctactccactccctactccactaccaaatccactccctactccactacctactccactccctactccactacctactccactaccaaatccactccctactccactaccaactccactac ctactccactccctactccactaccaaatccactccctactccactatcaaatccactccctactccactaccaactccactccctactccactccctactccactacctactccactaccaactccactgcctactccactacctactccactccctactccgctcactactccactacctactccactcactactccactacctactccactccctactccactgCCCACTCCACTACCTACTCCACTACCTACTCCACTGCCTACTCCACTACCTACTCCACtctctactccactaccaactccactccctactccactgCCTACTCCAATACctactccactccctactccactaccaaatccactccctactccactacctactccactccctactccactccctactccactaccaaatccactccctactccactacctactccactccctactccactacctactccactaccaaatccactccctactccactaccaactccactacctactccactccctactccactaccaaatccactccctactccactatcaaatccactccctactccactaccaactccactccctactccactccctactccactaccaactccactccctactccactccctactccactaccaactccactccctactccactccctactccactaccaactccactccctactccactccctactccactaccaactccactccctactccactccctactccactaccaactccactaccaactccactaccaactccactccctactccactccctactccactaccaactccacttcctactccactccctactccactaccaACTCCACTACCAaatccactccctactccactccctactccactaccaaatccactccctactccactatcaaatccactccctactccactaccaactccactccctactccactccctactccactaccaactccactccctactccactccctactccactaccaactccactccctactccactccctactccactaccaactccactccctactccactccctactccactaccaactccactccctactccactccctactccactaccaactccactaccaactccactaccaactccactccctactccactccctactccactaccaactccacttcctactccactccctactccactaccaactccactacctactccactccctactccactccctactccactaccaaatccactccctactccactacctactccactccctactccactacctactccactaccaaatccactccctactccactaccaactccactacctactccactccctactccactcactactccactaccaaatccactacctactccactccctactccactaccaaatccactccctactccactatcaaatccactccctactccactaccaactccactccctactccactccctactccactaccaactccactccctactccactccctactccactaccaACTCCACTACCAaatccactccctactccactccctactccactaccaactccactccctactccactaccaACTCCACTACCTACTCCACTCCCTACACCACTACCTACTCCACTACCAaatccactccctactccactccctactccactaccaactccactacctactccactacctactccactccctactccactaccaactccactccctactccactaccaaatccactccctactccactaccaAATCCACTAGGCCTGGGCGATATGTCGAGATTTTGAGAAATATCGATATATTTTCATACGAGATATAA